Sequence from the uncultured Flavobacterium sp. genome:
CTTGGAATTCCTTTGAAACTCATAATTTCACCTTCAGTCAAAGTATCTCCAATTTTAAAGTTTCCAGTATCGTGTAAACCAACAATATCACCAGGATATGAAATGTCTACAATTTCCTTTTTCTCAGCAAAAAAGGCATTTGGACTAGAGAATTTTAAATTTTTCTTTTGACGAACATGGTAATAAGGCTTATTTCTTTCAAAAGTTCCGGAAACAATTTTTATAAATGCTAAACGATCACGGTGTTTAGGATCCATATTAGCATGGATTTTAAAAACAAAACCGGTCATTTTTTCTTCTTTAGGGTCAACTAAACGAGTTTCAGAATCTTTTGGTCTTGGTGACGGAGCGATAGCAACGAAACAATCCAATAATTCACGAACTCCAAAGTTATTTAATGCCGAACCAAAAAACACTGGCTGAATTTTTCCGTCTAAATAATCCTGACGTTCAAATTTTGGATAAACTTCATCAATTAATTCTAATTCCTCACGAAGTTTTTCAGCTGCTTTTTGACCAACAATTTTATCTAATTCAGGATTGTTTTGAACATCAGAAAAAGCGATAGTTTCTTCGATATTTTTACGGCTGTCTCCACTAAAAAGGTTGATGTTTTCTTCCCATAAATTATAAATTCCCTGAAAATCATAACCCATACCAATTGGGAAACTTAAAGGAGTAACTTTTAATCCAAGTTTTTGCTCCACTTCATCCATCAAATCAAAAGCATCTTTACCTTCACGATCTAATTTATTGATGAAAACAATCATCGGAATGTTACGCATTCTACAAACTGCAACCAATTTTTCAGTTTGTTCCTCAACCCCTTTTGCAACGTCAATTACAACAATAACGCTATCAACAGCAGTTAAAGTTCTAAAAGTATCTTCAGCAAAATCCTTGTGTCCCGGAGTATCAAGAATGTTGATTTTTTTGTCTTTATAATTAAAAGCAAGTACAGAGGTTGAAACCGAAATACCTCTTTGGCGTTCGATTTCCATGAAATCACTCGTTGCTCCTTTTTTAATTTTATTGTTTTTTACAGCACCAGCTTCCTGAATAGCTCCTCCAAACAACAATAACTTTTCAGTTAAAGTAGTTTTACCGGCATCGGGATGCGATATAATTCCAAATGTTCTTCTGCGTTGTATTTCTTTTAAAAAGCTCATATTTCGTATAAATAGGTTGCAAAAGTACTATTAATTACGGCTTAATAAAAATATTCACTTCTTAAATTAGGAACTCTTTCAATTTATTAGAGATAATTTATAAGCAAAAAATTAAGGCTGTTTTTTTAGGACAGCCTTAATTAAATAGTCTAAATTTAAAATTACTGATTAATAGACCAAACTGAATATCCTTTTGGAGGACATTGTATTTTTACCCATTTGTCTGCCTGAGTTGTTGGATACCAAGTTGAGTTTCCTGTAAAATCTTTGATTTGTGTATTCGCCCAATTAGTTTGAATCCATCTTTCTTGCCATGAATCTGAGTTATTGATATATACAACTAATCCCGGATTTCCGTTGTAACCATTTCTTCTTGCAACATATTCATCATTATCCGAATATAAAATTGAAGTTGTTCCAGTCGCTTTATTATTGTGAATCCAAATCAGGTTGTTTAATTTGTTTTTATCCAACCATTCTTCATAATCTCTGTAGAAAATTGTTGGATATCCTTCATGTGTTAATATATAGGAATACGCCAATAATTTATTCGAAATTTCATCTGTATCATGATTTGTCACAAACGTAACGGCTTTGTATGGATTTCTTTTCCACATCATGTCGTCGTTTAATAAAGCAAGATTATTTCCGTCAAAAGCATCGTTCATTTTGTAGTAACAAGCAAAATCAAATACAGAACTGTTCGCGTTGTTTGCCCACCATTCTAAGGTATTTACGTTTGCATCCCAATATTCTCCAACTGAAAATCCGCCTACATTAGCATTCCAATCGTGTACAACCCATGGAGCAAAACCTTTGACATAATCAAATCTCCAACCATCAAATTTCATGGTGTTTTTGTAGTATTTACCAACTCCGTCGGTTCTAAGCCATAACCAATTTTGAACATTTGGAGCCGCGTGGCATAAATCAGGAAAACCACCAAAAGCGCCTTCATCATTATTACCATAACTGTTTTTGTAAAAATCATTGTAAGTACGTGGGAATTTTCCAGAAGCGATTCCTGTAAAATTAGTCCATGTATTGGTTCCCGTAAAAGGATTAGCTTCAGATTGACCTCCGCTATTGTGATTAATTACAATATCAGCATACACTTTAAGGTTCTCAGTATGCGCATTTGTGATCAAGTTTACAAGCTCAGTTTTAGATCCGAATCTTGTTTCAGTAGAACCATTTTGGTTGTAATCTCCAAAATCAAAATAATCGGTAGGATCATATCCCATAGAGAAAGCACCATTTTGTGCTTTTGAAGCAGGCGGCAACCATATTGAGCCAATTCCTGCGTTACCCCAAGCGGCTACTTTACTGCTTACGGTATTCCACCAGTTTCCACCAGCGGGAACATCCCAATAAAAGGCCTGCATCATGACTCCGCCACCAGGATTGTCTACATATTTTCCTGTTGAAGATGATTTAGAAAGTCCTGTACTAAACGGTTTTCCATCATGATGAGTTACATTAATGATTTCAAATTTCTGACTTTCAGCTTTTGAATCGACTTCGGTTGTTTCATTTTGCGAGCAAGAGTAAAAGAATGCTGTAATTGCTGCAATTAAATAAATCTTTGCATTAGGTTTTTTCATAATCGAGATTTGGTTAAGGTTAGATTAATAAAGTTATAATTACATATTTATAGAGGTCTAAAAACGAACAATTCGTAATTTTGATAGCTATAAATTGTAGATTATTCATCTAAAGTATATATTTTTTGTATCGATCGGTTTTTATAAGAAAATAGTTATACAACGAAAACGTTGTAGTGTTAAAAACTTTTTTTATTCAATTGTAATTTAACAGTTTGAGAATTGCATTTATTTTCAGAATTACAGGATTTTTGGAAGAATAAAAGCAATGATTTTACTGTTTTGAAAAGATTAATCTCTCTTGATTGGTGTTTCTGTTATGAAATTTAAGTGTACTCCATATAATTTTTTGTTAATAGTATAGCTGATAGTTGTATTATGTAATTGAATTGTTATTTTTGTTCGGCATAAGTTAAAAGAACTAGATCTTAAATATTTAGTGTTTTCAGAGTCATTTCTGAAAATATAGGTTAAGTTGATTTTAGTTTAAAACGAAATTCTAAAAACAAGATCTTTACATTCAAATTAAATTTAAAATAATGTTATTAAAAAAATTACAGCTAAAAACAATTGATTACAAGCTAGTGTTGACAATGTGTTTTTTACTTTTTTTCACCTCAATTATTTCGGCTCAGGAAATTATAAAAGATACTGTAGTTAAGAAACCAGTTCAAATTGCCTCTGGCCAAAAGCTGAAAGTTGATGGAATTATTGCTACAGTTGGAGATTATATTGTTTTAGATTCTGATATTGACAAAGGATATTTGGAGATTACAGCGCAAGGAGGTTCTGTAAAAGATATCACAAGATGCCAAATGCTTGGTAAACTTTTAGAAGATAAATTATATGCACATCAAGCGATTCAGGATAGTATCGTAGTTAGTGATGCAGAAGTTAGAGGAATGATGGACGATCGTTTGAACTATATGGTTCAACAAGTTGGAGACATCAATAAAGTTGTAGCTTATTATAAAAAGAATTCTGTAGAGGAGTTTAAAACTTATTTTGCTGACATCTTAAAAGAGCAAAAATTAGCTCAGGAAATGACTAAGAAAATTGTGGATGCTGTAGAAATAACTCCTGAAGAAGTTCGTAATTTCTTTAAAAAAATACCAAAAGAAGAATTACCAACTTTTGGAGCAGAAATGGAAGTAGCGCAAATTGTGGTTGAGCCTAAAGTTTCTAAAGAAGATAAGCAAAAAGTTATCGATAGATTAAATGCAATTCGTAAAGATGTTCTTGAAGGATCAAGTTTTGCAACAAAAGCCGTTTTATATTCTCAGGATCCTGGATCTGCACCAAATGGTGGATATTATAAAATGACAAGAAAAACACCTTTTGTAAAAGAATTTAAAGATGTTGCTTTTAGTTTAGGAGAAGGAGAAGTTTCAGAGCCTTTTGAAACTACTTTTGGATATCATATTATTATGGTAGAAAAAATAAAAGGACAAGAAGTTGAATTACGTCATATTTTAATTGCTCCAACAGTTTCTGAAGATGCTTTGAAAGATGCTAAAGAAAGAATTGCTAACATTAGAGCTAAGATTGTAAGTAAAGAGATTTCTTTTGCAGATGCTGCCAGAACAGAATCTGATGAAAAAGAAACAAGAGCAAACGGAGGAACTTTGGTAAATCCTAATACACAAGATACACGTTTTGAGTTAACTAAAATGGATCCTACATTATACAGTCAGGTTTCTAATTTAAAAGATGATGAAGTTTCCCAACCACTTTTAAATACTGATGATAAAGGTAAAAAAACGTATAAGTTAATTACTGTTACTAATAGAATTGACGAGCACGTTGCTGACTATGCTAAGGATTATACAAAAATTAAAGAATTAGCATTAAAAGAAAAGCAAATCACAACAATTTCTAAATGGTTTGATTCAAAAATAAAAGATACTTATATCAAAATTATTGGAGAGTACAGAGATTGTAATTTTGTATACAATTGGTTGAAAAAATAATTTTTATTAAATAAAGAAAAAGAGTTAGTTTTATGAATTCATAGCACTAACTCTTTTTAATTTAAAATATATTCATAGATGTCTGACGTAACAGCAATTCACAATCTGGTTCAAAAACGAAACGAATTAAAAGCCGAAATAGCAAAAATAATTGTAGGGCAAGATGACGTTGTAGATCAAATTTTACTTTGTATATTTTCTGGAGGACACGCACTTTTAATTGGTGTTCCAGGATTGGCAAAAACTTTAATGATTAATACTTTGTCTCAGGCTTTGGGATTAGATTTTAAAAGAATTCAGTTTACGCCTGATTTAATGCCTTCGGATATTTTAGGAAGTGAGATTCTGGACGAAAACAGACACTTTAAATTTATTAAAGGGCCAATTTTCTCTAATATCATTCTTGCTGACGAGATTAACAGAACACCGCCTAAAA
This genomic interval carries:
- a CDS encoding peptide chain release factor 3, translating into MSFLKEIQRRRTFGIISHPDAGKTTLTEKLLLFGGAIQEAGAVKNNKIKKGATSDFMEIERQRGISVSTSVLAFNYKDKKINILDTPGHKDFAEDTFRTLTAVDSVIVVIDVAKGVEEQTEKLVAVCRMRNIPMIVFINKLDREGKDAFDLMDEVEQKLGLKVTPLSFPIGMGYDFQGIYNLWEENINLFSGDSRKNIEETIAFSDVQNNPELDKIVGQKAAEKLREELELIDEVYPKFERQDYLDGKIQPVFFGSALNNFGVRELLDCFVAIAPSPRPKDSETRLVDPKEEKMTGFVFKIHANMDPKHRDRLAFIKIVSGTFERNKPYYHVRQKKNLKFSSPNAFFAEKKEIVDISYPGDIVGLHDTGNFKIGDTLTEGEIMSFKGIPSFSPEHFRYINNADPMKAKQLDKGVDQLMDEGVAQLFTLEMNNRKVIGTVGALQYEVIQYRLEHEYGAKCTYENFPVHKACWVKPDDAKNDEFKEFKRIKQKFLAHDKYGQLVFLADSDFTIQMTQNKYPSVKLFFTSEFD
- a CDS encoding alpha-amylase encodes the protein MKKPNAKIYLIAAITAFFYSCSQNETTEVDSKAESQKFEIINVTHHDGKPFSTGLSKSSSTGKYVDNPGGGVMMQAFYWDVPAGGNWWNTVSSKVAAWGNAGIGSIWLPPASKAQNGAFSMGYDPTDYFDFGDYNQNGSTETRFGSKTELVNLITNAHTENLKVYADIVINHNSGGQSEANPFTGTNTWTNFTGIASGKFPRTYNDFYKNSYGNNDEGAFGGFPDLCHAAPNVQNWLWLRTDGVGKYYKNTMKFDGWRFDYVKGFAPWVVHDWNANVGGFSVGEYWDANVNTLEWWANNANSSVFDFACYYKMNDAFDGNNLALLNDDMMWKRNPYKAVTFVTNHDTDEISNKLLAYSYILTHEGYPTIFYRDYEEWLDKNKLNNLIWIHNNKATGTTSILYSDNDEYVARRNGYNGNPGLVVYINNSDSWQERWIQTNWANTQIKDFTGNSTWYPTTQADKWVKIQCPPKGYSVWSINQ
- a CDS encoding peptidylprolyl isomerase produces the protein MLLKKLQLKTIDYKLVLTMCFLLFFTSIISAQEIIKDTVVKKPVQIASGQKLKVDGIIATVGDYIVLDSDIDKGYLEITAQGGSVKDITRCQMLGKLLEDKLYAHQAIQDSIVVSDAEVRGMMDDRLNYMVQQVGDINKVVAYYKKNSVEEFKTYFADILKEQKLAQEMTKKIVDAVEITPEEVRNFFKKIPKEELPTFGAEMEVAQIVVEPKVSKEDKQKVIDRLNAIRKDVLEGSSFATKAVLYSQDPGSAPNGGYYKMTRKTPFVKEFKDVAFSLGEGEVSEPFETTFGYHIIMVEKIKGQEVELRHILIAPTVSEDALKDAKERIANIRAKIVSKEISFADAARTESDEKETRANGGTLVNPNTQDTRFELTKMDPTLYSQVSNLKDDEVSQPLLNTDDKGKKTYKLITVTNRIDEHVADYAKDYTKIKELALKEKQITTISKWFDSKIKDTYIKIIGEYRDCNFVYNWLKK